The following are encoded in a window of Geoanaerobacter pelophilus genomic DNA:
- the rimI gene encoding ribosomal protein S18-alanine N-acetyltransferase translates to MPPMTGLGDITICPMTEADLDQVLAIEEVSYPKPWAREHFLDELQSPYAFPLVALDNEGRVAGYICPTLLFDEGEIRNVAVRSDMRNYGVGRALVESVLSECRSRNAAYVGLEVRVSNDAARALYKKLGFVESGQRPKYYENGEDAVLMECPLTEAERSDAV, encoded by the coding sequence ATGCCGCCAATGACGGGGCTTGGCGATATTACTATTTGCCCGATGACCGAGGCTGACCTGGATCAGGTTCTGGCTATCGAGGAGGTCTCTTACCCAAAGCCCTGGGCCAGGGAACATTTCCTTGACGAGCTGCAATCCCCCTATGCCTTTCCCCTGGTGGCGCTGGACAACGAAGGGCGAGTGGCCGGGTATATCTGCCCGACCCTGCTGTTTGATGAGGGGGAGATCCGCAATGTTGCGGTTCGTTCCGACATGAGAAACTATGGTGTCGGTCGTGCCCTGGTGGAGTCGGTCCTGAGCGAATGTCGCAGCAGGAACGCCGCCTATGTGGGGCTAGAGGTACGGGTGTCCAATGATGCTGCTCGGGCACTTTATAAAAAACTTGGTTTTGTCGAATCCGGGCAACGACCTAAATATTATGAAAACGGCGAGGATGCAGTTCTGATGGAGTGCCCCTTGACCGAAGCGGAGAGATCTGATGCAGTTTAA